One segment of Phragmites australis chromosome 13, lpPhrAust1.1, whole genome shotgun sequence DNA contains the following:
- the LOC133889428 gene encoding amino acid transporter AVT1I-like yields the protein MTGFLLAISFAGLLNLLPLRKGTPPLRHSGTGCHHEPQIHSRTYPDIGALAFGQRGRLIVAVFMYLELYLVAVDFLILEGDNLEKLFPAASFRLGALKVSGKQGFVLAATLVVLPTTWFSSLSVLAYVAAGGALASVVLIAAILWVGVFNGVGFHERGRLVHWAGIPSAMSLYSFCFSGHAVFPMIYQGMKDKKRFPMVLFICFTVSTLSYGFMGIIGYLMYGDALKSQVTLNLPSGKVSSKIAIYTTLVNPLTKYALVVTPIAEALETTLGVGKSRLLRVLVRTALVVGTAVVALAVPFFGDVVALTGALLSCTATMLLPCLCYLRVRAKVIRPSQKMYWMETAVCSAIVVVGAAIVVLGTYSSVKQIVRSL from the exons ATGACCGGATTCCTCCTCGCCATTAGCTTCGCGGGGCTTCTCAACTTGCTCCCGCTCAGAAAG GGCACTCCGCCACTCCGCCACTCCGGCACTGGCTGCCACCATGAGCCACAAATTCATTCGAG gacctACCCCGACATCGGTGCCCTGGCCTTCGGCCAGAGAGGCAGGCTCATCGTCGCCGTTTTCATGTACCTCGAGCTCTACCTCGTCGCCGTCGACTTCCTCATCCTCGAGGGCGACAACCTAGAGAAGCTGTTCCCGGCGGCAAGCTTCCGGCTCGGCGCGCTCAAGGTCAGCGGCAAGCAGGGGTTCGTGCTGGCCGCCACGCTCGTTGTGCTGCCGACGACGTGGTTCAGCAGCCTGAGCGTACTGGCCTACGTCGCTGCCGGCGGCGCGCTCGCGTCCGTCGTCCTCATCGCAGCCATCCTGTGGGTTGGGGTGTTCAACGGTGTTGGGTTCCACGAGAGAGGAAGGCTCGTGCACTGGGCTGGCATACCGAGCGCCATGAGCCTATACTCGTTTTGCTTTAGTGGGCATGCCGTGTTCCCCATGATATACCAGGGGATGAAAGACAAGAAAAGGTTCCCCATG GTGCTATTCATCTGCTTCACCGTGAGCACGCTCAGCTACGGCTTCATGGGCATCATCGGGTACCTCATGTACGGAGACGCGCTCAAGTCCCAGGTCACCCTCAACCTCCCGTCGGGGAAGGTGAGCTCCAAGATCGCCATCTACACGACGCTGGTGAACCCGCTAACCAAGTACGCGCTGGTGGTGACTCCCATCGCCGAGGCCCTAGAGACCACCCTCGGCGTCGGCAAGAGCCGACTCCTCCGCGTCCTCGTCAGGACGGCGCTGGTCGTGGGCACTGCCGTCGTCGCGCTGGCGGTTCCCTTCTTCGGCGACGTCGTCGCGCTCACCGGCGCCCTGCTCAGCTGCACGGCCACCATGCTGCTGCCGTGCCTGTGCTACCTCAGGGTCCGCGCCAAGGTGATCAGGCCGTCCCAAAAGATGTACTGGATGGAGACGGCAGTTTGTTCCGCCATTGTTGTGGTTGGCGCCGCGATTGTTGTGTTGGGCACGTACAGTTCTGTGAAGCAGATTGTTCGGAGTCTGTAA